A single window of Rhodoligotrophos appendicifer DNA harbors:
- a CDS encoding NAD(P)H-quinone oxidoreductase, giving the protein MHDLPTEMTAIEITTPGGPEVLQPTRLAVPRPLDGQILIQVIAAGVNRPDVVQRQGHYPPPPGAPTTPGLEVAGRVVKIGPGVTRYQEGDTVCALVPGGGYAEYCVAAESNSLPIPSGLTPLEAGGLPETYFTVWTNVFQRGRLRQGEVLLVHGGTSGIGTTAIMLGRAFGARVFATAGSPEKCRACEELGAERGINYHDEDFVEIIRKETEGQGANVILDMVGGEYIPRNIEIAAPDGRIVSIAFLGGSSVKVNFLPVMLKRLILTGSTLRPRSVAQKAAIARELEAQVWPLFTSGEIKPVIDSTFPLEEASQAHQRLEQSGHIGKIILTT; this is encoded by the coding sequence ATGCACGATCTGCCCACTGAAATGACCGCGATCGAGATCACGACGCCTGGGGGACCCGAGGTGCTCCAGCCGACGCGCCTGGCGGTTCCGCGCCCCCTCGACGGGCAGATCCTGATCCAGGTGATCGCCGCCGGGGTCAACCGCCCCGATGTCGTACAGCGCCAGGGACACTATCCGCCACCGCCCGGGGCGCCGACAACCCCTGGGCTGGAGGTTGCCGGCCGGGTTGTGAAAATCGGCCCGGGCGTGACACGCTACCAGGAGGGTGACACCGTCTGCGCCCTTGTTCCGGGTGGAGGATATGCGGAATATTGCGTCGCAGCCGAGTCCAATTCCCTCCCGATCCCCTCCGGCCTCACGCCGCTTGAGGCCGGAGGACTGCCCGAGACCTATTTCACCGTCTGGACCAATGTCTTCCAGCGCGGCCGTTTGCGGCAGGGAGAGGTGTTGTTGGTTCATGGTGGCACAAGTGGGATCGGCACGACCGCGATCATGCTGGGCCGAGCCTTCGGCGCCCGAGTCTTCGCCACCGCCGGCAGTCCGGAGAAATGCCGGGCCTGCGAGGAACTCGGCGCAGAACGAGGGATCAATTATCACGACGAAGATTTCGTGGAGATCATCCGGAAGGAGACCGAGGGCCAAGGCGCCAACGTGATCCTCGACATGGTGGGCGGCGAGTACATCCCGCGCAATATCGAGATCGCGGCTCCCGACGGGCGCATCGTCTCGATCGCGTTTCTGGGGGGATCGTCAGTGAAGGTGAATTTCCTCCCCGTCATGCTGAAGCGGCTCATCCTGACCGGCTCCACCTTGCGTCCGCGCAGCGTCGCCCAGAAGGCCGCCATCGCCCGGGAGCTCGAGGCACAGGTGTGGCCGCTCTTCACCTCCGGAGAAATCAAGCCCGTGATCGATTCGACCTTTCCCCTAGAAGAGGCAAGCCAAGCGCATCAGCGGTTGGAACAGAGCGGGCATATCGGCAAGATCATCCTCACCACGTGA
- a CDS encoding ABC transporter transmembrane domain-containing protein — MRSLLTRQKSGEKRSRHNLQPLLRLLPFVLRHRWRMVAALVALVTAAAATLAVPLAVRRMIDFGFTHENATLIHQYFATLLGVALVLAIASAARYYFVIWLGERVVADVRSAVFQHLLGLGADFYETARTGEIMSRLTADTTQIKAAFGSSASIALRNLMLFVGALAMMVVTSPKLSGLVVVAIPIIVIPLVLFGKWVRRLSRSAQDTLADSAAFASERLGAIRLVQAFTEEGRAASFFAGSSENAFNAAKASTKARAFLTGSIIFLTFGSIVGILWYGAQEVLAGNMTGGALGQFVLYAAFAAGALGELSQVWGEVQQASGAAERLSELLDTKSALTVPAKPVPLPVPPRGEVTFDDVGFAYPSRGLDRALSGFNLQIRPGETVAVVGPSGSGKSTIFNLLLRYYDPQFGTVRIDGVDLRSADPRDIRARMALVPQDSVIFSTTIAENILYGRPDADRSDILAAARAARAEEFIADLPDGFDTEVGERGVVLSGGQRQRIAIARALLRDAPILLLDEATSALDAESEQAVQAALDQLMAGRTTLVIAHRLATVRNADRIIVLDKGKIVAEGRHEELIRHGGLYARLASLQFMEGGGEPALLPEAAGAELDPRP; from the coding sequence ATGAGAAGCCTTTTGACGAGACAGAAATCCGGCGAGAAGCGATCCCGCCACAACTTGCAACCGCTCCTGCGCCTTTTGCCCTTCGTGCTGCGGCACCGCTGGCGAATGGTGGCAGCGCTTGTGGCTCTCGTGACGGCCGCCGCGGCCACGCTTGCGGTCCCTCTCGCCGTGCGCCGGATGATCGACTTCGGCTTTACGCATGAGAACGCCACGCTGATCCATCAATATTTCGCGACCCTTCTCGGCGTGGCGCTGGTTCTCGCGATCGCCAGCGCGGCCCGCTACTACTTCGTGATCTGGTTGGGCGAGCGCGTCGTCGCCGATGTGCGCAGCGCGGTGTTTCAGCACCTGCTGGGTCTGGGAGCCGATTTCTACGAGACCGCCCGCACGGGCGAAATCATGTCGCGCCTGACGGCCGACACGACTCAGATCAAGGCCGCCTTCGGCTCCAGTGCCTCGATCGCGCTCCGCAATCTCATGCTGTTCGTCGGGGCGCTGGCGATGATGGTGGTGACCAGCCCCAAGCTGAGTGGGCTCGTCGTCGTTGCGATACCGATCATCGTCATTCCCTTGGTGCTGTTCGGAAAATGGGTCCGCCGGCTCTCCCGTTCGGCGCAGGATACGCTCGCCGACAGCGCAGCCTTCGCCAGCGAGCGCCTTGGCGCAATACGTCTGGTCCAGGCGTTCACGGAGGAGGGGAGGGCCGCCAGTTTCTTCGCGGGCTCGAGTGAGAATGCCTTCAATGCGGCCAAAGCGAGCACCAAGGCGCGCGCGTTCCTTACGGGCTCGATCATTTTCCTGACCTTCGGGTCCATCGTCGGCATTCTCTGGTATGGCGCCCAGGAAGTCCTGGCCGGCAACATGACGGGGGGCGCGCTCGGTCAGTTCGTGCTCTATGCGGCCTTCGCTGCGGGTGCATTGGGGGAGCTCTCTCAAGTGTGGGGAGAGGTGCAGCAAGCCTCCGGCGCCGCCGAACGCCTGTCGGAACTACTCGACACGAAATCAGCCCTGACCGTGCCGGCCAAGCCTGTTCCTCTGCCCGTTCCGCCGCGGGGGGAGGTCACGTTCGACGATGTGGGTTTCGCCTATCCCTCCCGTGGCCTGGACCGGGCATTGAGCGGCTTCAATCTGCAGATCAGGCCGGGCGAGACGGTTGCGGTGGTGGGCCCCTCGGGCTCTGGCAAGAGCACGATCTTCAACCTGCTGCTGCGTTATTACGATCCCCAGTTCGGCACGGTCCGCATTGATGGCGTCGATCTCAGATCCGCCGATCCGCGCGACATCCGCGCCCGAATGGCGCTTGTGCCGCAGGATTCGGTGATCTTCTCGACGACGATTGCCGAGAATATCCTTTATGGCCGGCCGGATGCCGATCGATCGGATATTCTCGCCGCGGCGCGCGCAGCCCGGGCCGAAGAATTTATTGCAGATCTCCCCGACGGCTTCGATACCGAGGTGGGCGAGCGTGGCGTTGTCCTGTCTGGCGGCCAGCGGCAACGGATCGCCATTGCTCGGGCCTTGCTGCGCGATGCGCCGATCCTGCTTCTGGACGAAGCAACGAGTGCCTTGGACGCAGAGAGTGAGCAAGCGGTGCAGGCTGCGCTCGATCAGCTCATGGCGGGACGCACGACCTTGGTGATCGCACACCGACTGGCCACCGTGCGCAATGCCGACCGGATTATCGTTTTGGACAAAGGCAAGATCGTCGCCGAAGGCCGGCATGAAGAGCTGATCCGCCATGGGGGGCTTTATGCCCGTCTGGCGAGCCTCCAGTTCATGGAAGGCGGCGGAGAACCGGCACTGCTGCCCGAGGCCGCTGGAGCGGAGCTGGACCCGCGGCCGTGA
- a CDS encoding flagellar motor protein MotA: MKKSLAEEYDLFALTRPRLYLIRMTVFTILMAFGIAILFPQIRTAFMVNPGLNGVIIGTLVLGIGYAFRLVWRLFPEVAWVNSFRISDPGLEIPHTPVLLAPMSTLLRHRQTETVLTPGTMRSLLDSLASRLDESRDISRYLIGLLVFLGLLGTFWGLSQTVSAVGLTIRGLDVGATESAAIFEQLKTGLEAPLAGMGTAFASSLFGLAGSLILGFLDLQAGQAQNRFYNDLEEWLSTLTDIHAGDGRSGGQLAVPHYVQLDLREMQNSLNRINTTLSEALSEPDSGPAANAGPQEDSLAITRLANAVQGLVAQMREEQQIVRKWAQAQADNQAEIKTMLSRMNREPDRLTRRPRAPATEE, translated from the coding sequence TTGAAGAAGAGCCTAGCCGAAGAATACGATCTGTTCGCGCTGACGCGGCCTCGGCTGTATCTCATCCGGATGACCGTCTTCACGATCCTGATGGCATTCGGGATTGCGATCCTGTTTCCCCAGATCAGGACCGCCTTCATGGTCAATCCGGGCCTGAACGGGGTCATTATCGGCACGCTGGTTCTCGGCATCGGATATGCCTTCCGCCTGGTGTGGCGTCTCTTTCCCGAAGTCGCCTGGGTCAACAGCTTCCGGATCTCGGATCCCGGCCTGGAAATCCCTCATACCCCGGTGCTCCTGGCGCCGATGTCGACTCTGCTTCGTCATCGGCAAACAGAGACCGTGCTGACCCCAGGGACCATGCGGTCGCTGCTCGACAGCCTCGCGTCGCGGCTGGATGAATCGCGGGACATCTCGCGCTATCTCATCGGACTGCTCGTCTTTCTCGGCCTGCTGGGCACGTTCTGGGGCCTGTCGCAAACCGTGAGCGCCGTGGGTCTGACCATTCGCGGGCTCGATGTCGGCGCCACGGAATCGGCCGCCATCTTCGAGCAGCTGAAGACCGGCCTCGAAGCGCCCCTGGCGGGCATGGGAACGGCGTTCGCCTCCTCGCTGTTCGGCCTCGCCGGATCGCTGATCCTGGGCTTCCTCGACCTGCAGGCGGGGCAGGCCCAGAACCGGTTCTACAATGATCTCGAAGAATGGCTGTCGACGCTGACCGACATTCATGCCGGAGACGGGCGGAGCGGCGGGCAATTGGCCGTTCCTCACTATGTCCAGCTCGATCTGCGGGAGATGCAGAACAGTCTGAACAGGATCAACACCACCTTGAGCGAAGCGCTCAGTGAACCCGATAGTGGGCCGGCCGCCAATGCCGGTCCGCAGGAGGATTCGCTGGCCATAACACGGCTGGCAAATGCGGTGCAGGGACTCGTCGCGCAGATGCGCGAAGAACAGCAGATCGTCCGAAAATGGGCCCAGGCGCAGGCGGATAATCAGGCCGAGATCAAAACGATGCTGTCGCGGATGAATCGCGAGCCCGATCGGCTGACGCGACGGCCTCGCGCCCCAGCAACGGAAGAGTAG
- the efp gene encoding elongation factor P, with the protein MKINGNEIRPGNVIQHQGGLWVAVKTQHVKPGKGGAYAQVELKNLVDNRKLNERFRSSETVERVRLEQKDYQYLYPSGDMLVFMDQETYEQIELSTEFVGDRAAFLQDGMKVTVDSHEGTPLGITLPDYVTLEIVEADAVVKGQTASSSYKPAVLENGLRVMVPPFITTGERIIVDTNEVAYVRRAD; encoded by the coding sequence ATGAAGATCAACGGTAACGAAATCCGCCCGGGCAACGTCATCCAGCACCAGGGCGGCCTATGGGTCGCAGTAAAGACCCAGCACGTGAAACCCGGCAAGGGCGGCGCCTACGCCCAGGTCGAGCTCAAAAATCTGGTCGACAACCGCAAGCTCAACGAGCGCTTCCGGTCTTCGGAGACCGTGGAGCGCGTCCGCCTCGAGCAGAAAGACTATCAGTATCTCTATCCGTCCGGGGACATGCTGGTGTTCATGGATCAAGAAACCTACGAGCAGATCGAGCTGTCGACCGAATTCGTGGGTGATCGCGCCGCATTTCTCCAGGACGGCATGAAGGTCACCGTCGACAGCCACGAGGGTACGCCTCTCGGCATCACCCTGCCTGACTACGTAACGCTCGAGATCGTCGAAGCCGATGCGGTCGTCAAAGGGCAGACGGCATCGTCCTCCTATAAGCCGGCGGTCCTCGAGAATGGCCTGCGCGTCATGGTGCCCCCCTTCATCACCACGGGTGAGCGTATCATTGTTGACACCAACGAGGTCGCCTATGTGCGACGGGCCGACTAA
- a CDS encoding DUF1465 family protein: MVAVIETVSLGQTIEFGPRFATSALFTRIYSEGMSLVEEAADYLDGDGRVESRDLGQSGSASYARESMRLTTRLMQLASWLLLQRAVKEGELSLEDARREKQRINLRDIGAGPALSTAVDLPPGLQRLIGKSLHLHQRILRLDRMLYDRRSKPKPQASPVGEQINMLMRAFTTS, translated from the coding sequence GTGGTTGCAGTGATCGAGACCGTGTCCCTCGGACAAACCATCGAGTTCGGGCCGCGTTTTGCGACGTCGGCATTGTTTACGCGGATCTATTCCGAAGGAATGTCGCTGGTGGAGGAGGCCGCTGACTATCTGGACGGAGATGGCCGTGTCGAATCCCGTGATCTCGGCCAGTCCGGGTCCGCATCCTATGCAAGGGAAAGCATGCGCCTGACCACACGGCTGATGCAGCTGGCCTCATGGCTCCTGCTCCAGCGCGCGGTCAAGGAAGGGGAACTGAGTCTGGAGGATGCGCGGCGCGAAAAGCAGCGCATCAATCTGCGTGACATCGGCGCCGGCCCAGCGCTCTCGACGGCGGTTGATCTGCCGCCGGGCTTGCAGCGGCTGATCGGGAAGAGCTTACATCTTCATCAGCGAATTCTGCGGCTCGACCGCATGCTCTATGATCGCCGATCGAAACCAAAGCCCCAGGCGAGCCCGGTCGGCGAGCAAATCAACATGCTGATGCGCGCATTCACCACGAGCTGA
- the tkt gene encoding transketolase, with protein sequence MTAHIQGSTTIDTTKHTRMANALRALAMDAVQAANSGHPGLPMGAADIATVLFTQFLKFDATEPHWPDRDRFVLSAGHGSMLLYGLLHLLGYEDITIDEIKRFRQLGSRTAGHPEYGHAAGIETTTGPLGQGLGNAVGMAIAERLLSTRFGASVVDHRTYVLASDGDLMEGISQESIALAGHLKLGKLIVLFDDNGISIDGPIKLSDSTDQLKRFDASGWHTMGIDGHDPSAIAAAITAAQSDDRPSLIACRTVIGYGAPKKQGTSGAHGSPLGPDEIAATRKSLAWTDEPFVVPTDIRDLWRIAGIRACKHRRTWEQNVAELDVETRAEFDRRQRGDLPSKFGSVIRSFKDKLAKDKPKTATRSASQMVLDVINAVVTETIGGSADLTPSNNTKSADMKAITPEDFSGRFIHYGIREHGMAAAMNGMALHRGVIPYGGTFLIFSDYCRPSVRLAALMQQRVIFVFTHDSIGLGEDGPTHQPVEQLAALRAIPNLKVLRPADAMETAECWQIALENRDGPSVMALTRQNLPAVRHESDADNLCARGAYELAGTNADSEVVIFASGSEIEIALAAKAQLDKAGHHTRVVSVPSFELFAAQSPEYRASVLGPEKHRVAIEAAVSMGWERFIGHDGIFIGMHGFGASGPYQELYRHFGITAEAAVSAVTSRIAGTKN encoded by the coding sequence ATGACAGCGCACATCCAAGGTAGCACCACCATCGATACCACCAAGCATACACGCATGGCCAACGCGCTTCGCGCCCTCGCCATGGACGCTGTCCAAGCAGCAAACTCAGGCCATCCGGGACTTCCGATGGGGGCGGCGGACATTGCCACCGTCCTCTTTACGCAGTTCCTGAAGTTTGACGCCACCGAGCCCCATTGGCCGGACCGCGATCGCTTCGTGCTCTCCGCCGGCCATGGCTCCATGCTGCTATACGGGCTGCTGCATCTTCTCGGATACGAAGACATCACGATCGACGAGATCAAGCGGTTCCGCCAGCTTGGCTCCCGCACGGCGGGACATCCGGAATATGGCCACGCCGCGGGAATCGAGACGACCACCGGGCCGCTCGGGCAGGGCCTGGGCAATGCCGTCGGCATGGCGATCGCCGAACGCCTGCTGTCGACGCGCTTCGGAGCCTCCGTGGTCGACCACCGGACCTATGTGCTTGCCAGCGACGGCGATCTCATGGAGGGCATCAGCCAGGAATCCATCGCGCTCGCCGGTCACTTGAAGCTCGGCAAGCTCATCGTTCTCTTTGATGACAACGGCATTTCCATCGATGGGCCGATCAAGCTGTCGGATTCGACCGATCAGCTGAAGCGCTTTGACGCCTCCGGCTGGCACACCATGGGCATCGACGGCCATGATCCCTCGGCGATTGCGGCGGCGATAACGGCGGCACAGTCCGACGATCGCCCCTCGCTGATCGCGTGCCGCACCGTCATTGGCTATGGGGCGCCGAAGAAGCAGGGCACCTCGGGCGCCCACGGCTCGCCGCTCGGGCCCGATGAGATTGCCGCCACCCGTAAGTCGCTGGCCTGGACCGACGAGCCCTTCGTCGTCCCGACCGACATTCGCGATCTGTGGCGTATCGCCGGCATCCGCGCCTGCAAGCATCGTCGCACCTGGGAGCAGAATGTCGCGGAACTCGACGTCGAGACCCGTGCCGAATTCGACCGCCGCCAGCGTGGAGACCTTCCCTCGAAGTTTGGCTCGGTCATCCGCAGTTTCAAGGACAAGCTGGCCAAGGACAAGCCGAAGACGGCGACGCGGTCGGCTTCACAGATGGTTCTCGACGTCATCAACGCCGTGGTGACCGAGACGATCGGGGGGTCTGCCGATCTGACCCCGTCGAACAACACGAAATCGGCCGACATGAAGGCGATTACGCCGGAGGATTTCTCCGGCCGCTTCATCCATTACGGCATCCGCGAGCATGGCATGGCCGCGGCGATGAACGGCATGGCGCTGCACCGGGGCGTGATCCCTTATGGCGGCACGTTCCTGATCTTCTCCGATTACTGCAGGCCCTCCGTGCGCTTGGCGGCACTGATGCAGCAGCGCGTCATCTTCGTTTTCACCCATGATTCGATCGGGCTTGGCGAGGACGGGCCGACCCATCAGCCGGTGGAGCAGCTTGCCGCCTTGCGGGCCATCCCCAACTTGAAGGTGCTGAGGCCCGCCGACGCCATGGAGACGGCCGAATGCTGGCAGATCGCTCTTGAGAACCGGGACGGCCCCTCCGTCATGGCTCTCACCCGCCAGAATCTGCCGGCGGTACGGCACGAATCCGATGCCGACAATCTGTGCGCCCGCGGCGCCTATGAGCTCGCTGGCACCAATGCCGACAGCGAAGTGGTGATCTTCGCCTCGGGATCCGAAATCGAGATCGCTTTGGCGGCCAAGGCTCAACTTGACAAGGCGGGGCATCACACCCGGGTGGTCTCAGTCCCGAGCTTCGAGCTTTTTGCCGCACAATCTCCGGAATATCGCGCATCGGTCCTCGGCCCGGAAAAACATCGGGTCGCCATCGAAGCAGCGGTTTCTATGGGCTGGGAGCGGTTCATCGGCCATGACGGCATCTTTATCGGGATGCACGGCTTCGGCGCCAGTGGACCCTACCAGGAACTTTACCGCCACTTCGGCATTACCGCCGAGGCGGCGGTGTCTGCCGTGACCAGCCGGATCGCCGGTACCAAGAACTGA
- a CDS encoding inositol monophosphatase family protein, which yields MRSALINVMIQAARKAARRLQRDFGEVENLQVSMKGPADFVSNADRQAEDTLVEELSRARPGYGFLLEERGGIKGTDPNHRWIIDPLDGTTNFLHGIPHFAISIGLQRDDDMVAALIYNPISDELYTAERGRGSFLNDRRLRVAARRDLSQAVIGCGVPHNARGDHGLFRLELARIQAKAAGIRRLGAAALDLAYVAAGRYDGFWERGLKPWDIAAGALLIREAGGTIGDIEGRKDFMATGDVLAANESIYGEMERELKAARK from the coding sequence ATGCGTTCAGCACTGATCAACGTGATGATCCAGGCTGCGCGAAAGGCCGCCCGCCGGCTTCAGCGCGACTTTGGAGAAGTAGAAAATCTGCAGGTGTCCATGAAGGGACCGGCGGATTTCGTCTCCAATGCCGATCGACAGGCAGAGGACACGCTCGTCGAGGAGTTGTCACGAGCGCGACCCGGTTATGGCTTCCTGCTCGAGGAGCGCGGCGGCATCAAGGGGACCGATCCCAATCATCGGTGGATCATCGATCCCCTCGACGGCACCACGAATTTCCTGCACGGGATCCCGCATTTCGCCATTTCGATCGGTCTGCAGCGCGATGACGACATGGTCGCCGCCCTGATCTACAATCCGATATCGGACGAGCTCTATACGGCCGAACGCGGCCGCGGCTCCTTTCTGAACGACAGGCGGTTGCGCGTGGCGGCGCGTCGGGATCTGTCGCAGGCCGTCATCGGCTGCGGCGTCCCGCACAATGCCCGCGGCGACCATGGGCTGTTCCGGCTGGAATTGGCGCGGATTCAAGCCAAGGCCGCAGGGATCCGTCGCCTTGGGGCGGCGGCGCTCGACCTCGCCTATGTGGCCGCAGGACGATATGACGGCTTCTGGGAGCGGGGCCTGAAGCCCTGGGACATCGCTGCCGGAGCCCTGCTCATCCGAGAAGCCGGCGGCACGATCGGCGACATCGAAGGGCGCAAAGACTTCATGGCCACAGGCGATGTCCTGGCCGCGAACGAGTCGATCTATGGCGAGATGGAGCGGGAGCTCAAGGCAGCGCGGAAATAA
- a CDS encoding peptidoglycan -binding protein, with product MALSRRGGRGFRDNSHLQWPGFVDATATLLMVFVFLVAVFTVAQYLLAREVSGQDTALQRLRNEIASLTEMLALEKSGSAELESRLATLVGQLQGLSSERDRLQADLLEERQEGSEAGSTVSGLESDLETQRQVSSEALARVELLNQQIAALRRQIATLNDALGASEKRDQESKSQIADLGKRLNIALAQRVQQLARYRSEFFGRLREILSQRSDVQVVGDRFVFQAEVLFPKGESVFQAAGRAELQKLASAIKELESEIPDDLAWVLRVDGHTDDDPINTPQYPSNWELSAARAIAVVKFLVAQGVNPQHLVAAGFGEYQPIASGSTAEAKTLNRRIELKLTER from the coding sequence ATGGCCTTGTCGCGGCGAGGCGGTCGCGGATTTCGCGACAATTCTCATCTTCAATGGCCTGGGTTCGTGGATGCGACAGCCACCCTGCTCATGGTCTTCGTTTTCCTGGTGGCCGTCTTCACGGTCGCGCAATATCTCCTGGCCCGTGAAGTCAGCGGCCAGGACACTGCCCTGCAGCGGCTGCGCAACGAGATTGCCTCCCTGACGGAGATGCTCGCTCTGGAAAAGTCGGGCTCTGCGGAACTTGAGTCACGGCTCGCCACGCTTGTCGGTCAGCTTCAGGGTCTGTCCTCCGAACGCGACCGGCTGCAGGCCGATCTGCTCGAAGAGCGCCAGGAGGGAAGCGAGGCCGGATCGACGGTCAGTGGCCTGGAGAGTGATCTGGAGACCCAGAGGCAGGTGTCCTCGGAGGCCCTGGCTCGCGTCGAGTTGCTCAATCAGCAGATCGCAGCCCTGAGGCGCCAGATCGCCACCTTGAATGATGCCTTGGGCGCTTCCGAGAAACGGGATCAAGAATCGAAGTCGCAGATTGCCGATTTGGGCAAGCGCCTCAACATCGCGCTGGCTCAGAGGGTCCAGCAGCTTGCGCGCTATCGGTCGGAGTTTTTCGGCCGGCTGCGCGAAATCCTCAGTCAGCGGTCGGATGTGCAGGTGGTGGGAGACCGTTTCGTCTTCCAGGCTGAGGTGTTGTTCCCCAAAGGCGAGTCGGTGTTCCAGGCTGCGGGCCGCGCAGAGCTGCAAAAGTTGGCGAGCGCCATCAAGGAGCTCGAATCGGAAATTCCCGACGATCTCGCCTGGGTCTTGCGGGTCGATGGGCATACCGATGATGATCCCATCAACACGCCGCAATACCCGTCAAACTGGGAGCTGTCGGCGGCGCGAGCGATCGCCGTCGTCAAGTTCCTGGTGGCGCAAGGGGTCAATCCCCAGCACCTGGTGGCTGCGGGATTCGGCGAGTACCAGCCGATCGCTTCCGGGAGCACCGCTGAGGCCAAGACCCTCAATCGCCGGATCGAGCTGAAGCTGACCGAGCGATAG
- the gap gene encoding type I glyceraldehyde-3-phosphate dehydrogenase: MTVRVAINGFGRIGRLVLRAYAESGRSDMEVVAINNRSALEGAAHLFKYDSVHGRFPGPVETGEGFLDIGKGRIAYISEEDPANIRWGDHGVDVVLECTGKFNSRDKAQIHLTNGAKKVLCSAPAKGADMTVVYGVNHKDMKADQTIVSNASCTTNCLAPMAMLLDEFCGLERGFMTTIHAYTTDQRLLDNSHKDLRRARAAGLSMIPTTTGAAKTVGEVLPKLKGKLDGTSVRVPVPNVSLVDLVFVPAREVSAEAINDAVRKAAAGNLAGVVEACDEPLVSTDFNHNPASCVFDLTQTQIVDKRLVRVAAWYDNEWGFSHRMNDTAAYWSAL; encoded by the coding sequence ATGACCGTTCGTGTTGCCATCAATGGATTTGGCCGCATCGGCCGCCTCGTCCTTCGTGCCTATGCCGAATCCGGGCGCAGCGACATGGAGGTGGTGGCCATCAACAACCGGTCGGCGCTGGAAGGCGCAGCGCATCTCTTCAAATATGATAGCGTGCATGGCCGGTTTCCCGGACCGGTGGAGACGGGAGAGGGCTTCCTCGACATCGGCAAGGGTCGCATCGCCTATATCAGCGAGGAGGATCCAGCGAACATCCGCTGGGGCGACCATGGGGTTGACGTGGTTCTTGAATGCACCGGCAAGTTCAACAGTCGCGACAAGGCGCAGATCCACCTGACCAACGGCGCCAAGAAGGTCCTCTGCTCGGCCCCCGCGAAGGGCGCTGACATGACCGTCGTCTATGGCGTCAACCACAAGGATATGAAGGCGGACCAGACCATCGTCTCCAACGCCTCCTGTACCACCAACTGTCTCGCGCCCATGGCCATGCTGCTCGATGAGTTCTGCGGTCTGGAGCGCGGCTTCATGACGACGATTCATGCCTATACGACGGATCAGCGGCTTCTGGACAACAGCCATAAGGATCTCCGCCGCGCCCGCGCCGCCGGACTGTCCATGATCCCCACCACGACAGGGGCCGCCAAGACCGTTGGCGAAGTGCTCCCGAAGCTGAAGGGCAAGCTGGACGGGACGTCGGTCCGCGTCCCTGTACCCAATGTGTCCTTGGTCGACCTTGTGTTCGTGCCTGCCCGCGAAGTGAGCGCCGAGGCGATCAACGATGCGGTGCGCAAGGCTGCCGCAGGGAATCTGGCCGGGGTCGTGGAAGCATGTGACGAGCCGCTCGTCTCCACCGATTTCAACCATAATCCGGCCTCTTGCGTCTTTGATCTCACCCAGACGCAGATCGTCGACAAGCGTCTGGTACGCGTGGCCGCTTGGTATGACAATGAATGGGGTTTCTCCCACCGCATGAACGACACGGCGGCATATTGGAGCGCGCTTTAA
- a CDS encoding DUF1192 domain-containing protein, translated as MEADEVRRKPSEIGIGEELDSVSVEDLHHRITLLEDEIQRIRHALERRMGVRSAAESLFRK; from the coding sequence ATGGAAGCGGATGAAGTCAGAAGAAAACCGTCCGAAATTGGGATCGGTGAGGAACTTGATTCGGTGTCGGTGGAGGATCTTCATCATCGCATCACGCTCTTGGAGGATGAAATTCAGCGCATCCGCCACGCACTCGAAAGGCGGATGGGCGTCCGCTCTGCAGCCGAAAGCCTTTTCCGCAAGTAG
- the rpmE gene encoding 50S ribosomal protein L31, producing the protein MKQEIHPDYHMIKVVMTDGTTFDTRSTWGTEGQTLQLDIDPKTHPAWTGGSSHLLDRGGRVSRFKQKYGFLGGK; encoded by the coding sequence ATGAAGCAAGAAATCCATCCCGACTATCACATGATCAAAGTGGTCATGACCGACGGCACCACCTTCGATACGCGCTCGACCTGGGGAACTGAGGGTCAGACACTGCAGCTGGACATCGATCCCAAGACCCATCCTGCGTGGACCGGTGGCTCGAGCCATCTGCTCGACCGGGGTGGACGGGTCAGCCGCTTCAAGCAGAAATACGGCTTTCTCGGCGGCAAGTAA